Proteins encoded in a region of the Anoxybacillus amylolyticus genome:
- the tnpC gene encoding IS66 family transposase — MEKKTNALTPTLTTEEYEAQVARLEQQVAELSAKLKWYEEQFRLAQKKRFGASSEKTDPNQLELDLFNEAEVLATPKGEEPPMEKITYERRKPAGPRTAKLDHLPVETVTYELNEDERVCSCCGNPLHEMSSETRHEIAIIPAQVKVVQHVRKVYACRRCEREEIRTPIVTAPMPNPIYPGSLASPSSMAYVMTQKYVDSQPLYRQEQQFSRLGLSISRQTLANWMMYGAEWLSLLTDRMREHLLKQDILHADETTLQVLREPGKSAETQSYLWLYRTGRMGPPIVLYDYKPTRNGEHPRNFLSGFRGYLHVDGYSGYHKVQGVTLVGCWAHARRKFDEALKAMPAGQPKTETAARQGLEFCNQLFAIERGLRDASPEERYAVRMERSKPILEAYLAWLQKQRPRTLPKSLLGQAIAYSLNQWDKLTAFLQDGRLEIDNNRSERSIKPFVIGRKNWLFANSPRGAQASATIYSVIETAKENGLNPFQYLKYLFEQLPQLADPKDTEALDNLLPWSPTLPLVCRTTQS, encoded by the coding sequence ATGGAAAAGAAAACGAACGCTCTCACCCCTACCCTTACAACGGAAGAATATGAGGCTCAGGTTGCCAGGCTGGAACAGCAGGTTGCCGAACTGTCGGCCAAACTCAAATGGTACGAAGAACAGTTCCGCCTCGCGCAAAAAAAGCGCTTCGGCGCCTCCAGCGAGAAGACGGATCCGAACCAGTTGGAGTTGGATCTGTTCAACGAAGCAGAAGTCCTTGCCACGCCGAAAGGCGAAGAGCCGCCCATGGAGAAAATTACGTACGAGCGCCGGAAACCAGCCGGTCCACGCACAGCCAAACTGGACCATCTGCCAGTGGAGACGGTGACGTATGAGTTGAACGAAGACGAACGGGTCTGCTCGTGCTGTGGCAACCCCCTTCATGAAATGAGCTCCGAGACGCGTCATGAAATTGCGATTATTCCAGCGCAGGTGAAAGTGGTGCAGCATGTGCGCAAGGTATATGCTTGCCGCCGCTGCGAGCGCGAGGAGATCCGTACGCCGATCGTAACGGCCCCGATGCCAAATCCCATCTATCCGGGCAGCCTCGCTTCTCCTTCGAGTATGGCGTATGTGATGACACAGAAGTATGTGGACAGCCAGCCGCTGTACCGGCAGGAGCAGCAATTTTCCCGTCTGGGACTTTCGATTTCCCGGCAGACGTTGGCCAACTGGATGATGTACGGCGCCGAGTGGCTGTCGCTGCTAACGGATCGCATGCGTGAGCATCTGCTGAAGCAGGACATTCTGCATGCAGATGAGACGACGCTGCAGGTGCTGCGCGAGCCGGGCAAATCAGCCGAGACGCAATCGTACTTGTGGCTGTATCGGACCGGGCGCATGGGCCCGCCGATCGTCCTGTACGACTACAAGCCGACGCGAAACGGGGAGCATCCGCGAAACTTTCTTTCGGGATTTCGCGGCTACCTGCACGTTGACGGGTATTCCGGTTACCATAAGGTGCAGGGCGTGACCCTCGTTGGATGCTGGGCGCATGCGCGCCGCAAGTTCGACGAGGCGCTGAAGGCGATGCCTGCCGGACAACCGAAAACCGAAACGGCGGCCCGACAGGGACTGGAGTTTTGCAACCAGCTCTTTGCGATTGAGCGAGGGCTTAGGGACGCGTCGCCGGAAGAACGCTATGCCGTCCGAATGGAGCGAAGCAAGCCCATCTTGGAGGCCTATTTGGCATGGCTTCAAAAGCAACGGCCCCGAACGCTGCCAAAAAGTCTGCTCGGACAGGCGATTGCGTACAGCTTGAACCAATGGGACAAACTGACGGCTTTCCTGCAGGATGGTCGTCTGGAGATCGACAACAACCGCAGCGAAAGGTCGATCAAGCCATTTGTGATTGGACGAAAGAACTGGCTGTTTGCCAACTCGCCTCGCGGAGCACAGGCCAGCGCGACGATCTACAGCGTGATTGAGACCGCGAAAGAGAACGGACTGAATCCGTTCCAATACTTGAAGTATCTGTTTGAGCAGCTTCCGCAGCTTGCAGATCCAAAAGATACGGAAGCGCTGGACAATCTGCTGCCTTGGTCTCCAACGTTACCGCTTGTATGTCGAACAACTCAATCGTAA